CCATCGTTGGATTACTTTTAGGTGATGAAGATTTTGCAGTGTTGATTATGCCTTAGTTTTGGAGGGTCTTAGCAATAACCTCAAGATgagaaaattccattttattattatttttttttttgacaaggtctttgctctgttgtccacgctggagtgcagtggcacagtcatggcttactgcagcctcagcttaggctcaagcagtcccacctcagcctctcaagtagctgggaacacaggcacgtgccaccattcccggctaatttttgtagtttttgtagggatgggggcacactatattgcccagggtggtcttgaactcctgggctcaagcagtcctcccacttaggcctccctaagtcctaggattacaggcatgagtcactgcatctgGTCTTGATCTTCTAAGTTACCTAAAATTGTGGACGCTAGAGATTTGGTAGGTTTTGCTATAGGTATAGTTGCAaataaagatttagaatattttgttttaatgtataaGCTGCTTCCAAATAATCATAAGCTTATTCATATACAAGTACCAACAGATatataacacttttaaaaaatgtttttgtttaaagtTCTAAAAGGcctgggcatggtagttcatgcctgtaatcccaacactttgggaggccaaggtggtggaattgcttgagttcaggagttgaagagcagcctggacaacatagtgaaaccttgtctctatttaaaaaaaaaaaagtagccaggcatgtagtgcacacttgtagtcctagctactcaggaggcaaaggtgggaggattgcttaagcccacaagttcagggttgcagtgagctatgatcgcaccactgcagtgcagcctgggcaacagagcaagaccttgtctcaaaaaaaaaaaaagaaattccaaaagggagacaCTGAAAAATGTGTGTTATAATATCAGCCTACATTAAATTATATGTTGATGTATGACCTGTTCATCTTAAggctatttatataacatttctgGACACATGTTGCTTCTAAAAAATATCCATTATCATTTTGCTCATCTTACCAGGAGTTAAGGAAAGATAATACAGttaatgtaaaacaaaatctATTTTGGTTTTAAACTGTCACTGATGTTCAAATGTATTAAGAATTTGTAATCAATtttgctttgtgatatgtgtttTCCATAAAAGGTCATTTTAACTGCAAAGTTGTTATATTTAAATCTGATTTATAGAACTTTTCTTTTCCCCATAACTGAATACAGGCATATTAATGTCTTAGAGTTGTGGAAatttaatcatagttatttttcatagaggTACAATCCGCTTACATGTGATTTTTCTACCTTGGCAAGTACTATTACGTAGtagtagagaaaataaatgcaagaCTTCAGTCAAAAATAGTCATACATGGCTTTTCAGTAGATGGTCTATAGAAAGGCCTGTATTAACCTACTATGTATTTCATGCTATTAAAAGAAATGTCATTTCCCAAAAAACCACCTGTTGTAAAAAGAGTGCATTATATAGTTGtgtggaatgcaatggtgcgatatcagctcaccgcaacctccatctcctgggttcagttctcctgcctcagcttcctgagtggctgggattacaggcgcccaccaccaggcccagctaattttttgtatttgtggtagagactgggtttcaccatgttggtcaggcttgtcttgaactgctgaccttaggtgatccacccgccttggcctctggaggtgctgggattacaggcatcagccaccacgtcctttttttttttttttttttttttaagacagcatcTTACTTCCTCTCCCAGCTggacagtggtgcgatctcagctcactgcaacctctgccttccaatttcaagtgattctcctgtctcagcctcccaagtagctgggatcacaggcgtgtgccaccatgcccggctaatttttgtatttttagtagagatagtttccctgtgttggccaggctggtctcgaactcctgacctcaagtaatgtacccgcctcagcctcccaaagtggtgggtttacagtcgtgagccactatgtctggccgcattatatggtatttttttttttaagaacttgagtttagaaaaataaagggTGAAAATAGCTTAAAATGTTGCTGAAGATAGTGTCTGAGCTGCATCCTAAATGAAACAATACAGGTACTAAAGCAAGTTCTGCCTTAATCCAGGAACAACCAGGAAGCTATATGAGAAAAAGCTTTTGAAACTGAGGGAACAAGGAACAGAATCAAGATCTTCTACTCCTCTGCCAACAATTTCTTCTTCAGCAGAAAATACAAGGCAGAATGGAAGTAATGATTCTGACAGATACAGTGACAATGaagaaggtaaaattttaaatgatgttaATCAAATGTATGGAATTTTTTCACACTCAAAATTCAGTGACcatgaagaaagtaaaatttaaaacaatattggCAAGATACACAAATTTTATTCGTGTCATTAGAGTAATTCTGTAATttgatttaaatactttttattgaaAATTCTAAGAAGCAACATAGTACAAATTCATAATTTTCCATCACCTGAAATTGCAAGTTAACTTTGTCTTTTTTGCTACAAATCTCATTTTTCTGAGAGAATAAAGTATTACAAGTAAAGGCAAAGTTTCTCGTACTTACCTGTACCTATCACCTCCACAGAAGTAACTACTATTATTAATTCAATGCctgtctttcaagttttatatttcacatacaCATCTGTCTAATACAtggtattattttatactttaagaataaaaaatttatataaacagtaTGCTAAATCTTATCACTTGCTTTTTCTTACTCCATTATTTTTGAAATCTAATCCTGTTAATTACATATCTGTTTATTCTTCATAATTAATACATAGTGGTAGCATTTAAATATGGcatattttctctgttctctattGATAGGCATTTAAATTGTTCGCAGTTTTTGTTAATCTGACCTCAGGGCAactttaaagcaaatattttgactatatttttagtagactgtATAGTATCTTAAAATTTGATCatgatgtttaaatattttttaaggatagtatgtgaaataaatgtcctttaaaaattataaatacaacttgatttttgtaaacttttaattaatatgacttgtgattatttattttgatccAGATTGTTTATATCTCAATAAGCTTTGTCTACCAGGGCAAATCTGGCAGATTAGTTCAGAATATGAAATTATAGTCTTTTCCTTTGACAGCACTATTTTTAGCAAAGAGGCAAAGAATAAAATCAGCTCAAACACAGGTAATGCTTAAACTTCCTGCCTCTTTTGCCTctacaggaaagaagaaagaacacaaGAAAGTGAAGTCCACTAGGGATATTGTTCCTTTTTCTGAACTTGGAACTACTCCCTCTGGTGGTGGATTTTTTCAGGGTATTTCTTTTCCTGAAATCTCCACCCGTCCTCCTTTGGGCAGTACCGAACTACAGGCAGCTAAGAAAGTACATACTTCTAAGGGAGACCTACCTAGGGAGCCTCTTGTTGCCACAAACTTGCCTGGCAGGGGACAGTTGCAGAAGTTAGCCTCTGAAaggaatttgtttatttcatgCAAGTCTAGCCATGATAGGTGTTTAGAGAAAAGTTCTTCGTCATCTTCTCAGCCTGAACACAGTGCCATGTTGGTCTCTACTGCAGCTTCTCCTTCACTGATTAAAGAAACCACCACTGGTTACTATAAAGAcatagtagaaaatatttgcgGTAGAGAGAAAAGTGGAATTCAACCATTATGTCCTGAGAGGTCCCATATTTCAGATCAATCGCCTCTCTCCAGTAAAAGGAAAGCACTAGAAGAGTCTGAGAGCTCACAACTAATTTCTCCGCCACTTGCCCAGGCAATCAGAGATTATGTCAATTCTCTGTTGGTCCAGGGTGGGGTAGGTAGTTTGCCTGGAACTTCTAACTCTATGCCCCCACTGGATGTAGAAAACATACAGAAGAGAATTGATCAGTCTAAGTTTCAAGAAACTGAATTCCTGTCTCCTCCAAGAAAAGTCCCTAGACTGAGTGAGAAGTCAGTGGAGGAAAGGGATTCAGGTTCCTTTGTGGCATTTCAGAACATACCTGGATCCGAACTGATGTCTTCTTTTGCCAAAACTGTTGTCTCTCATTCACTCACTACCTTAGGTCTAGAAGTGGCTAAGCAATCACAGCATGATAAAATAGATGCCTCAGAACTATCTTTTCCCTTCCATGaatctattttaaaagtaattgaaGAAGAATGGCAGCAAGTTGACAGGCAGCTGCCTTCACTGGCATGCAAATATCCAGTTTCTTCCAGGGAGGCAACACAGATATTATCAGTTCCAAAAGTAGATGATGAAATCCTAGGGTTTATTTCTGAAGCCACTCCACTAGGAGGTATTCAAGCAGCCTCCACTGAGTCTTGCAATCAGCAGTTGGACTTAGCACTCTGTAGAGCATATGAAGCTGCAGCATCAGCATTGCAGATTGCAACTCACACTGCCTTTGTAGCTAAGGCTATGCAGGCAGACATTAGTCAAGCTGCACAGATTCTTAGCTCAGATCCTAGTCGTACCCACCAAGCGCTTGGGATTCTGAGCAAAACATATGATGCAGCCTCATATATTTGTGAAGCTGCATTTGATGAAGTGAAGATGGCTGCCCATACCATGGGAAATGCCACTGTAGGTCGTCGATACCTCTGGCTGAAGGATTGCAAAATTAATTTAGCTTCTAAGAATAAGCTGGCTTCCACTCCCTTTAAAGGTGGAACATTATTTGGAGGAGAAGTATGCAAAGTAATTAAAAAGCGTGGAAATAAACACTAGTAAAATTAAGGACAAAAAGACATCTATCTTATCTTTCAGGTACTTTAtgccaacattttcttttctgttaaggTTGTTTTAGTTTCCAGATAGGGCTAATTACAAAATGTTAAGCTTCTACCCATCAAATTACAGTATAAAAGTAATTGCCTGTGTAGAACTACTTGTCTTTTCTAAAGATTTGCGTAGATAGGAAGCCTGGTACAAACAATTTAACGCTTTCTAGATCACATATTAGTCTCTAAGttgttttctgtttcctgctTTACTTATGTTTTTACAATTCTCCAAAACTAAGAAAATTCTAATTAGGATATAAGGAGTATTTACTGTTCAATAGAATAATATGCATCCTCCTTTATACCTAGGACAGAATTAAACATTTGTTACACATTCAGAACAGTGATGTTGTTCTTTTTGATACTTTTATCTCAGTATCTTTTCACGTTCCATAACTTGTCCATatttttgctcatattttcttacttttctttgttatttattcatGTCTGCAACATCAATCATAGTAGTCTAGATCAATGCAACTCAAAGCACCAGTCTACAAACTGTTACTTATCCACAGGCAAGATAAGCATGCACAAGAATTTAAATCTAGAGATACTTTTTAGGTCAATGACAGGATTTGATTTTTTAGCAA
This sequence is a window from Homo sapiens chromosome 12, GRCh38.p14 Primary Assembly. Protein-coding genes within it:
- the TMPO gene encoding thymopoietin isoform alpha (isoform alpha is encoded by transcript variant 1), translated to MPEFLEDPSVLTKDKLKSELVANNVTLPAGEQRKDVYVQLYLQHLTARNRPPLPAGTNSKGPPDFSSDEEREPTPVLGSGAAAAGRSRAAVGRKATKKTDKPRQEDKDDLDVTELTNEDLLDQLVKYGVNPGPIVGTTRKLYEKKLLKLREQGTESRSSTPLPTISSSAENTRQNGSNDSDRYSDNEEGKKKEHKKVKSTRDIVPFSELGTTPSGGGFFQGISFPEISTRPPLGSTELQAAKKVHTSKGDLPREPLVATNLPGRGQLQKLASERNLFISCKSSHDRCLEKSSSSSSQPEHSAMLVSTAASPSLIKETTTGYYKDIVENICGREKSGIQPLCPERSHISDQSPLSSKRKALEESESSQLISPPLAQAIRDYVNSLLVQGGVGSLPGTSNSMPPLDVENIQKRIDQSKFQETEFLSPPRKVPRLSEKSVEERDSGSFVAFQNIPGSELMSSFAKTVVSHSLTTLGLEVAKQSQHDKIDASELSFPFHESILKVIEEEWQQVDRQLPSLACKYPVSSREATQILSVPKVDDEILGFISEATPLGGIQAASTESCNQQLDLALCRAYEAAASALQIATHTAFVAKAMQADISQAAQILSSDPSRTHQALGILSKTYDAASYICEAAFDEVKMAAHTMGNATVGRRYLWLKDCKINLASKNKLASTPFKGGTLFGGEVCKVIKKRGNKH
- the TMPO gene encoding thymopoietin isoform X1, with product MLVSTAASPSLIKETTTGYYKDIVENICGREKSGIQPLCPERSHISDQSPLSSKRKALEESESSQLISPPLAQAIRDYVNSLLVQGGVGSLPGTSNSMPPLDVENIQKRIDQSKFQETEFLSPPRKVPRLSEKSVEERDSGSFVAFQNIPGSELMSSFAKTVVSHSLTTLGLEVAKQSQHDKIDASELSFPFHESILKVIEEEWQQVDRQLPSLACKYPVSSREATQILSVPKVDDEILGFISEATPLGGIQAASTESCNQQLDLALCRAYEAAASALQIATHTAFVAKAMQADISQAAQILSSDPSRTHQALGILSKTYDAASYICEAAFDEVKMAAHTMGNATVGRRYLWLKDCKINLASKNKLASTPFKGGTLFGGEVCKVIKKRGNKH